One stretch of Bombus vancouverensis nearcticus chromosome 16, iyBomVanc1_principal, whole genome shotgun sequence DNA includes these proteins:
- the RpS2 gene encoding ribosomal protein S2 isoform X2, which produces MADTAPAARGGFRGGFGSRGGGDRGGPRGRGRGGRGRGRGRGRGKEDSKEWIPVTKLGRLVRDGRIESLEHIYLFSLPIKEYEIIDKFLGVELKDEVLKIMPVQKQTRAGQRTRFKAFVAIGDYKGHIGLGVKCSKEVATAIRGAIILAKLSVVPVRRGYWGNKIGDPHTVPCKVTGKCGSVQVRLIPAPRGTGIVSAPVPKKLLQMAGIEDCYTSARGSTCTLGNFAKATYAAIAKTYAYLTPDLWHDQALRKAPYQEFADYLSKSHRVVGRQRPAEVA; this is translated from the exons ATGGCGGACACTGCTCCAGCCGCGCGTGGAGGTTTTCGTGGAGGGTTTGGTTCTCGTGGAGGAGGTGACCGTGGAGGTCCAAGAGGTAGAGGCCGTGGAGGCAGAGGTCGAGGTCGTGGTCGTGGACGTGGTAAAGAAGATAGCAAAGAATGGATCCCAGTAACTAAACTTGGACGCCTTGTTAGAGATGGAAGAATAGAATCCTTAGAACACATCTATCTCTTTTCCTTGCCTATCAAAGAATATGAGATCATTGACAAATTCCTTGGAGTTGAATTGAAAGATGAAGTACTGAAAATCATGCCAGTACAGAAACAAACCAGAGCTGGACAGCGTACTCGTTTCAAG GCTTTCGTAGCTATTGGGGATTATAAAGGCCACATTGGCCTAGGTGTAAAATGCTCTAAGGAAGTGGCCACTGCCATTCGTGGAGCTATCATACTGGCTAAGCTTTCAGTTGTGCCAGTACGTCGTGGTTATTGGGGAAACAAGATTGGTGATCCTCACACTGTACCCTGTAAAGTTACTGGCAAGTGTGGATCGGTTCAGGTGCGTTTAATTCCAGCACCGAGGGGTACAGGTATCGTATCAGCGCCTGTGCCTAAGAAATTATTACAGATGGCTGGTATAGAGGACTGCTATACCTCGGCCAGAGGATCTACTTGTACTCTTGGTAATTTTGCAAAAGCTACCTATGCAGCTATTGCCAAAACCTATGCCTACTTAACACCAGATCTCTGGCACGATCAGGCGCTAAGGAAAGCTCCTTATCAAGAGTTCGCAGACTATTTGTCAAAAAGCCACAGAGTTGTGGGCAGACAGAGGCCTGCTGAGGTTGCCTAA
- the RpS2 gene encoding ribosomal protein S2 isoform X1, which translates to MSNRMADTAPAARGGFRGGFGSRGGGDRGGPRGRGRGGRGRGRGRGRGKEDSKEWIPVTKLGRLVRDGRIESLEHIYLFSLPIKEYEIIDKFLGVELKDEVLKIMPVQKQTRAGQRTRFKAFVAIGDYKGHIGLGVKCSKEVATAIRGAIILAKLSVVPVRRGYWGNKIGDPHTVPCKVTGKCGSVQVRLIPAPRGTGIVSAPVPKKLLQMAGIEDCYTSARGSTCTLGNFAKATYAAIAKTYAYLTPDLWHDQALRKAPYQEFADYLSKSHRVVGRQRPAEVA; encoded by the exons ATGTCAAACAGAATGGCGGACACTGCTCCAGCCGCGCGTGGAGGTTTTCGTGGAGGGTTTGGTTCTCGTGGAGGAGGTGACCGTGGAGGTCCAAGAGGTAGAGGCCGTGGAGGCAGAGGTCGAGGTCGTGGTCGTGGACGTGGTAAAGAAGATAGCAAAGAATGGATCCCAGTAACTAAACTTGGACGCCTTGTTAGAGATGGAAGAATAGAATCCTTAGAACACATCTATCTCTTTTCCTTGCCTATCAAAGAATATGAGATCATTGACAAATTCCTTGGAGTTGAATTGAAAGATGAAGTACTGAAAATCATGCCAGTACAGAAACAAACCAGAGCTGGACAGCGTACTCGTTTCAAG GCTTTCGTAGCTATTGGGGATTATAAAGGCCACATTGGCCTAGGTGTAAAATGCTCTAAGGAAGTGGCCACTGCCATTCGTGGAGCTATCATACTGGCTAAGCTTTCAGTTGTGCCAGTACGTCGTGGTTATTGGGGAAACAAGATTGGTGATCCTCACACTGTACCCTGTAAAGTTACTGGCAAGTGTGGATCGGTTCAGGTGCGTTTAATTCCAGCACCGAGGGGTACAGGTATCGTATCAGCGCCTGTGCCTAAGAAATTATTACAGATGGCTGGTATAGAGGACTGCTATACCTCGGCCAGAGGATCTACTTGTACTCTTGGTAATTTTGCAAAAGCTACCTATGCAGCTATTGCCAAAACCTATGCCTACTTAACACCAGATCTCTGGCACGATCAGGCGCTAAGGAAAGCTCCTTATCAAGAGTTCGCAGACTATTTGTCAAAAAGCCACAGAGTTGTGGGCAGACAGAGGCCTGCTGAGGTTGCCTAA
- the CRIF gene encoding growth arrest and DNA damage-inducible proteins-interacting protein CRIF, whose amino-acid sequence MSIKQLIFNGPLKLRFQNIGPRYFFSKENKIIESAEEEPILIEEKDYAELERKRNKSRLTEAHRNILLGKKPYNTPQDWFHETVKYKKRILGRNGMEALGESAGLAWPTPEEVEDMKEYESLAHPLNIQERLQQIKEKKKMEEEALLAKQAEIEKKMATMKQLIAQVQEKIAQKQKVELEAKERRERKIEEIRRQLIAQGTMSTTKLTEAVTMAEKDEKKLKKELKKAKALEREKKIAERLLRESESNKAEEDEDETDSQQK is encoded by the exons atgtctataaaacAGCTAATTTTCAATGGACCATTGAAGTTAAGATTTCAAAATATTGGTCCAAGATATTTCTTTtcaaaggaaaataaaattattgaatcCGCTGAGGAGGAACCTATCCTTATAGAAGAGAAAGATTATGCTgagttagaaagaaagagaaataaatcAAGACTTACAGAAGCACATAGGAATATATTGTTAGGGAAAAAGCCTTACAATACACCACAAGATTGGTTTCATGAGACAGTCAAATACAAGAAACGAATATTAGGAAGGAATGGAATGGAAGCTTTAGGAGAATCTGCAGGGTTGGCTTGGCCTACTCCTGAAGAAGTAGAAGACATGAAAGAATATGAAAGTCTTGCACATCCACTAAATATTCAAGAAAGATTACAAcagattaaagaaaaaaagaaaatggaagaagaaGCATTGTTAGCTAA GCAAGcggaaatagaaaagaaaatggCCACTATGAAGCAATTAATAGCTCAGGTACAAGAAAAAATAGCTCAAAAGCAGAAGGTAGAATTGGAAGCTAAAGAGCGAAGGGAACGTAAGATTGAAGAGATTAGACGTCAATTGATAGCTCAAGGAACTATGTCCACAACAAAACTAACAGAGGCAGTGACTATGGCAGAAAAAGATGAGAAAAAGTTAAAGAAGGAACTGAAGAAAGCAAAGGCAttggagagagaaaagaaaatagcAGAACGATTGCTTAGAGAATCTGAAAGTAATAAAGCAGAGGAAGATGAAGATGAAACAGATTctcaacaaaaataa
- the LOC117161208 gene encoding uncharacterized protein LOC117161208 — MIGPSSGTGGVPEHELSDNQSRVGKKRIFEDLDIESFCEEVQNGHKRYQYQEIEAPMEVVASNQVIGDTAALFSPLSAQEAVDECPVARLEVLLVDGTNCTWTTVSELESQQNIVDIAASPTTSSSSSEHRQEQVIQEIQIAETSYPIGSDYWEPVVTVPSPNMQQGKTDASSSSHQQQQFDDQETGNLSWLLDFKLDPFIEAADEKSTVPSPKDVHSGNKTRVNGRSYGSTYVNDVKRSYNENGSSHQESNHSYSSLDNRNFASSRCNGPKKPPFTYTELIEHALRERGELTVSAIYQWISEHFPYYKSNDDRWKNSVRHNLSINPHFRKGSKAPHGAGHLWAIANRSGDPRPRQSINNFNANSSIKQMSKNTLEVENLRKNISEMNSIDEVEAATASITQQSSEEEADNVVNSVTLEHCAEEILSGIKKEVEVQYLVPMIVSNNEHESTQSNQQTQELHYPVKESDFLNPVSKEVVAEECGLISEGYLVTDLNPTTLGLNMVEPEIITPENLFGEELSFQFYELSSPSQIQSA; from the exons ATGATTGGGCCGTCCTCTGGCACGGGCGGTGTCCCTGAGCACGAGTTATCGGACAACCAGTCCCGTGTCGGGAAGAAACGCATCTTCGAGGATCTGGATATCGAGAGCTTCTGCGAGGAGGTCCAGAACGGTCACAAACGGTATCAGTACCAAGAAATCGAGGCTCCAATGGAAGTAGTCGCCTCCAACCAAGTAATAGGAGACACCGCGGCTCTATTCTCTCCGTTATCGGCCCAGGAAGCCGTCGACGAGTGTCCAGTCGCTCGATTGGAAGTACTTCTCGTGGACGGCACTAATTGCACCTGGACAACCGTCTCGGAGCTAGAATCCCAGCAAAACATTGTCGATATCGCGGCTTCACCTACCACATCCTCCTCGTCGTCCGAACACAGGCAAGAACAAGTGATCCAAGAGATCCAAATCGCGGAAACGAGCTATCCTATTGGCTCTGACTATTGGGAGCCAGTTGTTACCGTTCCATCGCCTAACATGCAACAGGGCAAGACCGATGCGTCTTCTAGTAGTCATCAGCAGCAACAATTTGATGATCAGGAGACTGGAAACCTTTCCTGGTTGCTGGATTTCAAGTTGGATCCGTTTATCGAGGCTGCTGACGAAAAGTCCACTGTACCTTCGCCCAAAGACGTTCACAGCG GGAATAAGACAAGGGTAAATGGACGTTCTTATGGGTCTACTTACGTGAACGACGTGAAAAGGAGTTACAACGAAAACGGATCGTCACATCAGGAGTCGAATCATAGTTACTCTAGCCTGGATAATAGAAATTTTGCGTCTTCCCGATGTAACGGCCCAAAGAAGCCGCCTTTCACGTACACAGAGCTTATCGAACACGCTCTCCGGGAAAGGGGAGAGCTCACGGTGTCAGCTATTTATCAGTGGATCTC AGAACACTTTCCCTATTACAAAAGCAACGATGACCGTTGGAAAAATTCTGTGCGGCACAATCTCTCCATAAATCCCCACTTCAGGAAGGGATCAAAGGCACCGCATGGAGCTGGTCACTTATGGGCCATTGCGAATCGCTCAGGAGATCCTAGACCTAGACAATCCATTAACAATTTTAACGCTAATTCTTCCATAAAGCAAATGAGCAAGAACACTCTTGAAGTTGAAAATCTGAGAAAGAACATCAG tgaaatGAATTCAATAGATGAAGTAGAAGCGGCAACTGCCAGCATTACACAACAGTCTTCAGAAGAAGAGGCTGATAATGTAGTGAATTCTGTGACGCTAGAACACTGTGCTGAAGAAATCCTTAGTGGTATCAAGAAGGAAGTAGAGGTACAATATCTTGTACCTATGATAGTCTCCAACAATGAACATGAATCAACCCAATCCAATCAACAAACACAGGAGCTTCATTATCCTGTGAAAGAGAGTG ATTTCCTTAACCCAGTATCAAAGGAAGTGGTTGCAGAAGAATGTGGACTTATCAGTGAAGGTTATCTAGTCACAGATCTAAATCCTACTACTTTGGGCCTGAACATGGTTGAACCAGAAATCATTACACCTGAAAATCTTTTTGGAGAGGAGTTAAGTTTCCAGTTCTATGAATTGTCATCTCCATCGCAAATTCAATCTGCCTGA
- the l(2)37Cg gene encoding RNA polymerases I and III subunit AC2 l(2)37Cg encodes MGRLAEVVSEQSSEKCKTFVFMGEGYTLGNSLVAVISQNPDVEFCACFVNHPAEGNIYLRIQAKNGKAIDILRKGLQDFEKICDHTIETFNNAYEQFKTSRDMFVDST; translated from the exons ATGGGTCGATTAGCAGAG gtGGTTAGCGAACAATCATCCGAGAAATGTAAAACTTTTGTATTCATGGGTGAAGGTTATACTTTGGGAAATTCCTTAGTAGCAGTAATCTCGCAAAA TCCTGATGTGGAGTTTTGTGCTTGTTTCGTCAATCATCCAGCAGAAGGAAACATATACTTGAGGATCCAAGCGAAAAACGGAAAAGCTATAGACATACTAAGAAAAGGATTACAAGATTTTGAAAAGATTTgtgatcacactatagaaactTTCAACAATGCTTATGAACAGTTTAAGACTTCTAGAGATATGTTTGTAGATAGTACATAG
- the LOC117161209 gene encoding testis-specific serine/threonine-protein kinase 3: MTSLSQTSSEEAVLLARGYKFLKKLGEGAYAKVYLAEYKPESDPERNSTLACKVIDTGLAPKDFVRKFLPRELDILVKLNHPHVVHVHSIFQRRTKYFIFMRYAENGDLLEFILKNGAVAEGQARVWFRQLALGLQYLHEMEIAHRDIKCENVLLTSNFNVKLADFGFARYVIDNRGKRVLSDTYCGSLSYAAPEILRASPYNPKIADLWSLGVILYILLNKSMPFDDTDIKRLYEQQTNRKWKFRSKIAETLSEQVKKLVTRLLEPDVSKRWKLDQTLHSEWIAMDPRLLVLTPAEQTALNNAMQERKKIEEKFSAKDPKLFKVEEKKKTNNTANAKPEEVTVIKKAARVTMSSVAAGPIFKRS, from the exons ATGACGAGTTTGAGTCAGACGTCATCCGAGGAGGCAGTTTTATTAGCACGCGGttataaatttctaaaaaagCTGGGAGAAGGTGCTTACGCGAAG GTGTATCTGGCGGAGTATAAACCAGAATCAGATCCAGAAAGGAATAGTACTTTGGCTTGCAAAGTGATAGACACCGGGCTAGCGCCGAAAGATTTCGTCCGAAAGTTTCTTCCCCGGGAGCTCGACATCCTGGTGAAATTGAATCATCCTCACGTGGTGCATGTACATAGTATATTCCAAAGACgtacaaaatatttcatatttatgcgTTACGCTGAGAATGGCGATCTCTTGGAGTTTATACTGAAGAATGGTGCGGTTGCAGAGGGACAGGCGCGTGTATGGTTTCGACAACTTGCTCTTG GTCTTCAATATTTACACGAAATGGAGATTGCCCACAGAGACATAAAATGCGAGAATGTTCTACTAACGTCAAATTTCAATGTCAAGCTTGCGGATTTCGGATTTGCTCGCTACGTGATAGATAATCGAGGTAAACGCGTTCTGAGCGATACTTATTGCGGTTCTCTATCGTACGCTGCCCCAGAGATCCTTCGTGCTTCCCCGTACAATCCAAAGATCGCGGATCTCTGGTCCCTTGGTGTCATCCTCTACATTCTTTTAAACAAATCGATGCCCTTTGACGACACTGATATCAAACGTCTGTACGAACAACAAACAAATCGCAAATGGAAGTTCCGAAGTAAAATCGCAGAAACCTTAAGCGAACAAGTAAAGAAGCTAGTGACTCGTCTTTTGGAACCTGATGTCTCGAAACGCTGGAAACTGGATCAGACATTGCACAGTGAATGGATTGCAATGGATCCTAGACTTCTGGTACTCACACCAGCTGAACAGACTGCTCTTAACAACGCAATGCAGGAGAGGAAGAAAATCGAAGAGAAATTCTCTGCGAAAGATCCT AAATTGTTCAAAGtggaggaaaagaagaaaacgaacaACACGGCTAATGCGAAACCTGAAGAGGTCACCGTGATTAAGAAAGCTGCCAga GTAACAATGTCTTCTGTAGCTGCTGGACCCATATTTAAACGCTCTTAG
- the LOC117161069 gene encoding protein ILRUN, whose amino-acid sequence MNMDNVDHHLLHQFSCLGTTDRDDLVKQLQKLLAGSQLNETTAEFFLDMNNWNLQAAICSYFDFESPVQHNFPCMMLISDSTIGEGESIPPLTNFRKSWHIQNSGREAWPDGVCLQYIGGVQMGECTKIPVPSLGPGEITEVSVDLQSPPHCGTFQSKWRMMVKSTEILFGDIIWITITVSESGTLAITQQLHQLSTSSSNDTRMC is encoded by the exons ATGAACATGGACAACGTGGACCACCATTTGCTTCACCAGTTTAGTTGTCTAGGCACCACCGACAGAGATGATCTGGTGAAGCAGCTGCAGAAGCTGCTGGCTGGCAGCCAGCTCAACGAAACTACTGCTGAGTTCTTTTTGGATATGAATAATTG GAATCTCCAAGCGGCAATTTGTAGCTACTTTGACTTTGAGTCTCCAGTTCAACATAATTTTCCTTGTATGATGCTGATAAGCGATAGCACTATTGGCGAAGGAGAATCAATACCACCACTTACTAATTTTCGAAAATCATGGCATATACAAAACAGTGGTAGAGAAGCGTGGCCTGATGGAGTTTGCTTACAGTATATAGGAGGAGTGCAAATGGGTGAATGTACAAAAATACCAGTCCCATCTCTAGGCCCAGGAGAAATAACAGAGGTGAGCGTGGATCTTCAAAGTCCTCCACATTGTGGTACATTTCAAAGTAAATGGAGGATGATGGTAAAATCTACAGAAATCTTGTTTGGAG aTATTATTTGGATAACTATTACAGTAAGTGAAAGTGGCACTCTGGCCATTACTCAACAACTGCATCAATTAAGTACTTCATCGTCTAATGATACAAGGATGTGCTAG